A segment of the Peptoclostridium acidaminophilum DSM 3953 genome:
TTCACCTATAGAGCCAAGCTTTTTCGCCTCTTCGAAGATTTCATCCATCCCCGTTATCAGATTTTTTCTGTACGGCTGGTGTATCTTATCCTCGAAGCACACTCTTAGCTTGTCTAGTTCACCCTTGTTCATTGCATTGACAAGCATCGCCACCCTCGAGATGTTGTATACGCAGTCGCTTTTGCCATAGCTCTCAGGCATAACACCTCTTGCCTTTTCAGTGCTAACCTTAAAACCCGGTATCATGACTGCAAACCTTATCTCTTTTGGCACGTCCACCTTTGAATATGTCACCTTGCCTCCATCATATATGGATACTACCATACCGCCCGTTATGGCCGGTACAACGTTGTCCGGGTGGCCCTCAAGCTCAGTTGCCATATCAACTATGTCATCGCACGACATGACCTTGCCCATTATCTCATTTGCACCTACTATTCCGGCGACAATAGAAGATGCGCTGCTTCCAAGTCCTCTGCTGAGAGGTATATTGCAGCTTTTTATCCTTATCTTGATACCCTTGCATTTGAAATCATATTTTTCAAACGCATGCAGCATACTTGTGTATACCATGTTTTGTTCAAGCGGCAGCTCCAGCTCCGGGTTGTCCCATACAACCTGAACTCCTTCATCTATTGTATCAATCTCTATTTCATTATATAGATTAAGCGCCATTCCTATCGCATCAAATCCTGGCCCCATGTTTGCAGTAGTTGCCGGAACTTTTATTCTTATCATTGTAATTCCTCCAGTAGTTTTTTTATTC
Coding sequences within it:
- the thrB gene encoding homoserine kinase; this encodes MIRIKVPATTANMGPGFDAIGMALNLYNEIEIDTIDEGVQVVWDNPELELPLEQNMVYTSMLHAFEKYDFKCKGIKIRIKSCNIPLSRGLGSSASSIVAGIVGANEIMGKVMSCDDIVDMATELEGHPDNVVPAITGGMVVSIYDGGKVTYSKVDVPKEIRFAVMIPGFKVSTEKARGVMPESYGKSDCVYNISRVAMLVNAMNKGELDKLRVCFEDKIHQPYRKNLITGMDEIFEEAKKLGSIGEFISGSGSTLIAVVKTDNEGFESSMRKYLAEIDGNWEIKMLETDYDGVNI